In one window of Methanosarcina vacuolata Z-761 DNA:
- a CDS encoding CRISPR-associated endonuclease Cas6: MTPENIKLKTLEMTFEGSEEFRGDANQIRGFFASKFNEYDQLHNHNTDRFYYRYPLVQYKVLDRIPLVVGINEGAEILKGLFDKFDTVTLPHEDFEITERSLRLKKQDFGLTKNLYFYEFLTPWLALNKENEEKFFETRNPEEKKEILRKTLVGNLLSMSKAFGYTVPDTIKCDVDVELRCSKYKQMDFTSFTGGFIANFLIPDFMGVGKGVAKGFGTVRKITENRRKVKSF, translated from the coding sequence ATGACTCCAGAAAATATTAAGCTCAAAACTCTTGAAATGACCTTTGAAGGCTCAGAAGAGTTCAGAGGGGACGCAAATCAGATACGTGGTTTCTTTGCGTCAAAATTTAATGAATACGATCAGCTCCACAACCATAATACTGACAGATTTTATTATCGTTACCCTCTGGTGCAGTACAAAGTTCTTGATAGAATACCGCTAGTGGTTGGTATAAATGAAGGAGCAGAAATTCTAAAAGGTTTATTTGATAAATTTGATACGGTTACTCTTCCTCATGAGGACTTTGAAATCACTGAAAGGTCTCTGAGGCTTAAAAAACAGGATTTTGGCCTTACAAAAAACCTCTACTTTTACGAATTTCTCACTCCCTGGCTTGCCCTTAATAAAGAAAATGAAGAAAAGTTCTTTGAGACCAGAAACCCTGAAGAAAAAAAGGAAATCCTCAGGAAAACGCTTGTAGGAAACCTGCTCTCCATGTCAAAAGCTTTTGGATATACGGTTCCTGATACCATAAAATGCGATGTTGATGTGGAACTCAGATGTTCAAAGTACAAACAAATGGATTTTACTTCTTTTACAGGCGGTTTTATAGCTAATTTTTTGATTCCGGATTTTATGGGAGTGGGGAAGGGGGTTGCTAAGGGGTTTGGGACTGTAAGGAAAATAACAGAAAATCGAAGAAAAGTGAAATCATTCTAA